ATTTTGGATTATGCTTTAGAACATCTCTCCAAGGAGGGAAGAATTGTTATCACTGCTGTCACCCTCGAAACCTTAACAGAAGGATTTAAAGCTTTAAAAAAGAAAGAATATAAGGATGTAGAGGTAGTATCGGTAGGCGTTTCTAAAGGACGTTCCACGGGAAACTATACCTTGATGGAGGCCCAAAATAATATTTATGTTCTTTCCGCTACAAAAAATTAGATTAAAACCTTAACGAAACAGGTGTTAAAGGTTTTCCAACAGGATAAGGGGTGACTTTATGAAGGGTAAATTATATGGAATAGGTGTAGGACCAGGAGATCCTGAGCTACTGACCTTAAAAGCAGTAAAAGTATTAAAGGAGGCAGATCTTGTCATTTGTCCCAAGGGAAAAAAAGAAGAAGATAGTATTGCTTTAAAAATTGCAAAAGAGCATGTAAATGCAGCAGCAGAGATAAAAGCTTTGGTTTTCCCTATGGTATATTGTCAAGAGACTTTGGAAAGTCATTGGAATGAAAATATCAACATCATATCTGATGCTTTAGATAGAGGAAAAAAAGTAGCTTTTCTAACTTTAGGGGACGCTTTGTTATATAGTACTTATATTTATATATTAAAAGCATTAAAAGAAAAAAACTATGCTATAGAAACAGTACCGGGTATTACTTCCTTTAGTGCCACCGCCAGCAGAGTGAACCTTCCATTGACAGAGGGTGACGAAACCTTAACCATTCTTCCCCTTATTAAGGAAGAGGAAAAGGTTGAAAATGTTCTGAGTGTTTCTGACAATTTGGTGGTATTAAAGGTATCCCATGATCCCAAAGGTTTGGCAGAGAAATTGAAAAAACAAGGTTTAGAAAATAATTTTGTGATGATATCCAAGTGTGGACATGATGACGAAAAAATTACCACAGATATAAGAGACTTAGAAAAAGAGAGAGTCCCTTACTTATCAACGATTATTATCAAAAAAGGAGAGGGTTTTCATGGCTAATGTCTATTTTATAGGAGCTGGACCGGGCGATCCAGAATTAATTACCTTGAAGGGACACAAAAGGGTTCAGGAAGCAGATGTGATTATCTATGCTGGATCTTTAGTAAACCCAGAAGTGATAGGAAATAGAAAAGAAACAGCAGAGGTTTACAATAGCGCCTCTATGACGTTACAAGAAGTGATAGAGGTGATAAAGAAGGCGGTTAAGGAGGGAAAAACCGTTGCTAGAGTACATACAGGGGATCCAAGTATTTATGGAGCCATTCGGGAACAGATAGATCTTTTAGAGAAGGAAGCCATTACTTATGAAGTGATTCCTGGTGTCAGTTCCTTTGTTGCTTCAGCGGCTCAGTTAAAAAAAGAATTTACATTGCCAGAAGTCTCCCAAACAGTAATCCTGACAAGGATGGAGGGGAGGACACCAGTTCCCAAAAGAGAAAGTTTAGCATCTTTAGCCAGCCATCAAACCTCCATGGCGATTTTTTTATCAGTACAAGCCATAGAGGAGGTAGTAAAGGAACTGCTGACAGCTTACCCTTCAAATACACCAGTAGCAGTAGTGCAAAAAGCTACTTGGCCAGATCAACAAATTGTTGAAGGAACCTTAGAAAATATAGCACAAAAGGTAAAAGCTGCGGGAATCAAAAAGACAGCACAAATTTTAGTAGGGAACTTTTTGGGAAATGAATACGCCCTTTCTAAACTGTATGATGAGAACTTTACCCACGAGTATAGAAAAGGTAAAGAATAAATGAAAGTAGCTATTTTAACTGTAACAAAAGGGGGAAGGGCATTAGGTTTGCGGTTAAAACAGCTCCTTCCTCAAAGTCAACTATATGTGCTTCCTAAGTTTTATGAAGGGGAAGAAGATGTACACCTTATAGATCCAGATTTAAAAACCTTAGTGGAAAAGCTTTTTCCTATAGTGGATCAGTTGATTTTTATTATGGCTACAGGAATTGTTGTTAGGCATATTGCTCCTCATTTGAAGGATAAAAGACAAGA
The sequence above is drawn from the Clostridium formicaceticum genome and encodes:
- the cobI gene encoding precorrin-2 C(20)-methyltransferase is translated as MKGKLYGIGVGPGDPELLTLKAVKVLKEADLVICPKGKKEEDSIALKIAKEHVNAAAEIKALVFPMVYCQETLESHWNENINIISDALDRGKKVAFLTLGDALLYSTYIYILKALKEKNYAIETVPGITSFSATASRVNLPLTEGDETLTILPLIKEEEKVENVLSVSDNLVVLKVSHDPKGLAEKLKKQGLENNFVMISKCGHDDEKITTDIRDLEKERVPYLSTIIIKKGEGFHG
- the cobM gene encoding precorrin-4 C(11)-methyltransferase, whose product is MANVYFIGAGPGDPELITLKGHKRVQEADVIIYAGSLVNPEVIGNRKETAEVYNSASMTLQEVIEVIKKAVKEGKTVARVHTGDPSIYGAIREQIDLLEKEAITYEVIPGVSSFVASAAQLKKEFTLPEVSQTVILTRMEGRTPVPKRESLASLASHQTSMAIFLSVQAIEEVVKELLTAYPSNTPVAVVQKATWPDQQIVEGTLENIAQKVKAAGIKKTAQILVGNFLGNEYALSKLYDENFTHEYRKGKE